gaacggcatggtaaacaacacagctcaattccagcacaatgtcacacaaaataattaaatacaaaataaattaaatcgaaatctatgaaaaaaaaatttatcaacgcaatcggaaacattcaaatggaattcgtgacatatttagtatagtgtgcatgtAGCTATTAtgagcaacagatggcgctgtttttttcaaaaatgcattttTTTACCGGTCACAaaggtggcatctaaatagtaggtaaataaaaagacacacatattcgaatggaacgttgtgtcaaaatttcaaagcaatcggtgaagaactttgggagataaaagcgtgtgttgctcttacatcaaaCAGATGgcattattttccaaaaaaagcatgttttctccagtcacaggtaaggcatgtatatagtaggtatacagaaacacgcgcctatttgaatgtaacgttgtatcaaaatttctaagcaatcggtaaagaggtttcgaagatttctctcacatgaaaaaaaccgtttttcaaaaaaagcatgttttttccgtcacaaatgtgacatcaatataatatgtatataaaaatatgatctgatgcgaatggaacattgtgtgaaaatttcaaggcaatcggtgaacaactttcggagattagcgattttgaacaaacgaacatttccatttttatttatatagattaggagtacccggccacgcgttgctgtggctcagcaaagcaTGTGTGTTGAGgaaccacagcaacctttcctatcccctagtcctccccaccattccccctcacccgtctcctcagcctcccaaccattctccactccaccgtcccctcgtcctcctcaccattccccactcacccatcccctctgccttcccaccatgccccattcctctgtccctttgtcctctccaccattctccattccgccATCTCCTCGtctccaccatcccaaactcctctgTCCCTTCGTCCACcccactatctctcacttccgtcccctcgtgctgcccaccatctctcacttctgtcccctcgtcatccccaccattccccactccctcgtccgacgccttcccaaatggtctgatgttcccatcagaaaattgggaacatgaagtgatctgatgttcccatcactgaaatataagaaaaaagttaaaaaaattaaatgaaaatatgaaaaaaaaaagatctatactcatgaaatgaatggtatggttaacaacacagGTCAATTCCTATGCCATTCAcaaaaataattcaatcaaaaggaaaataaatccaaatctattaaaatgaaaataaatccaaatctattaaaattcaatttatcaatgcaatcagaaacactgaaatggtattgtaacatatttagtacagacTGTGTGATCCTCtttcatgcaacagatggcactgcttTTCAAGAAATGCATTGTTTTActtgtaacaggtgtggcatctatacttatacttacgaaatgaacggtatggtaaacaacacagctcaattccaacacaatgtcaaacaaaataattcagtaataattaaattaaatcgaaatctatgaaaataaaatttatcaatgcaatctgaaacattcaaatggaattcgtgacatatttagtattggtgcaggttgctattatgtgcaacagatggtgctgtttttcaaaaacgcatgtttttacctgtcacagaggtggcatctatatagtaggtaaataAAAAGACGCACATATTCgagtggaacgttgtgtcagaatttcaaagcaatcggtgaagaactttgggagattacagcgtgtgttgctcttacatccaacagatggcattgttaaaaaaaaaaaaacttgttttcTCCAGTCACagataaggcatgtatatagtaggtatatagaaacacgcacctattcgaatgcaacatcgtgtcaaaatttctaagcaatcggtaaagtgggttcgaagatttctctcacatgaaaaacacagttttttaaaaaaaaacatatttttccgtcacaaacgtgacatcaatataatatgtatataaaaacctgctctgatacgaatggaacattgtgtgaaagttTCAAAGCAgttagtgaagaactttcggagattagcgatattgaacaaacgagcatttccgtttttatttatatagattgtgcTGACCCTGAGCAGGCTGGGACCTGTTCCTATTAATTGTAAtttaccattatttcgtgttTCCTTTGAGTGCTATTGAGTGTCACTATACTAACTGATGGTGATtttgatgagctaaccggacgtacTACCGTAGTGGTATTTAAGTATTACTCAAATAATAGTTATTCATTATTAGGTAATTAACCTAACCTCCAAACGAGGTAGTGCATAGCCTAGTCAAGAATATATTGGGCTATCCTCACGGTAATTGAGAGTAAATGAACAAGTATTCAAGTTACTTCAGTAACAATTGTTCAAGtttcacaaaacttgaagataaagccaccatggctactcctgaaaaaCTAAAGAGATCCCTAATAGGTCTTAAAGGCCATTTAACAAGATTGCTCAATAAGTCAGAAAACTTATCTAaggcaactcccattgattatcATCAGCTGGAAATATCTCTGAGAGTAGCTAACATTAAATTTGTACAAGTTAAGTCTATGATTGCATCTTACATCAATGTACTAAATGATGTTGACATTGGTCCTGATGAAATAGACCAAACAATAACAGAAACATCTCAGTATGAAGATGACACTCAAGATGAATTTAATGTTCTACTTGATTTAGTAGAAAAACATAAAGTAAATCCAAATGTTACTGTATCTCAACCCAGTGTATTACAAGCAGAGGTACGTTTACCTTCTTTGGACTTGTCTACATTTGCTggactggatgaagaaaattgggataCATTCTGGACATCATTTAATGTCCATATTCATTTTAAAATCTCTATAAATAAGGTAACTAAATTTTCTTACCTTCAGAGCCTTTTCAAAAGGGAAGCTAAGAAGGTAATAACCAATTTATCTCTCACAGAGAGTAATTATGATGTACCTATAAAACTGTTGGAAGTTAATTACTGCAACAAAGGAATTGAGTGTAACTAACTTATATTATCAATTATTAGATATGAGTTCACCCAATAACAGACCAGACTCCATTCAGAACTTCAGGTTGGAAGTAGAGTCTCTCGTGaaagccttaggtactaaagtactAGGTACTAAAGAGGTACTTAGGTActaaagagtaacgccagttcataaaggaggcaatctggcagacataaacaattatagaccaatatcaaacctacccatactatcaaaaatatttgaaaaaattatctacaaacagctctactcttacctcttaaaattcgacatactcagcccctgcagtttggcttccgttcccaaaagagtaccaacgatgcaattattagactccttgatataatttacccagcccttgacaaaaatgagtttccgattggaccctTTATTGACcttagaaaggcctttgatactgttaatcacaagtacctaatacgtaaactccatcattatggaatccgaggccatgccctggactatatccaatcctttcttagtgatagacaccaatgtgtaaccatcaatgatataatctctcccattctaccaataaccgttgg
Above is a window of Procambarus clarkii isolate CNS0578487 chromosome 11, FALCON_Pclarkii_2.0, whole genome shotgun sequence DNA encoding:
- the LOC138363743 gene encoding uncharacterized protein — encoded protein: MATPEKLKRSLIGLKGHLTRLLNKSENLSKATPIDYHQLEISLRVANIKFVQVKSMIASYINVLNDVDIGPDEIDQTITETSQYEDDTQDEFNVLLDLVEKHKVNPNVTVSQPSVLQAEVRLPSLDLSTFAGLDEENWDTFWTSFNVHIHFKISINKVTKFSYLQSLFKREAKKVITNLSLTESNYDVPIKLLEVNYCNKGIECN